From the genome of Pseudomonas sp. Teo4, one region includes:
- a CDS encoding DUF4174 domain-containing protein has protein sequence MLVRSLTLATLLAVTGPLFAADSDAPLAKEQGKARPLVIIAPSSADPTLRGLNEALKDPATQAAFKERGLVLYSVANMMGKREDKNLEQQTTMALIRELKLGASKGTKVILVGKDGERHILKDDDTGEKIDPQAILKAVDELPASEKTITAPEPVAAAATPEPKAKESKPAKPAKPAAPPKPLED, from the coding sequence ATGCTCGTCCGGTCACTGACCCTCGCCACCTTGCTCGCTGTCACAGGCCCCCTGTTCGCCGCCGACAGCGACGCGCCCCTGGCCAAGGAACAGGGTAAGGCACGGCCTTTGGTGATCATCGCCCCCAGTTCCGCAGACCCGACCTTGCGCGGGCTGAACGAGGCGCTCAAAGACCCCGCTACCCAGGCAGCCTTCAAGGAGCGCGGCCTGGTGCTGTACAGCGTCGCCAACATGATGGGCAAGCGCGAAGACAAGAACCTCGAACAGCAGACCACCATGGCCCTGATCCGCGAGCTCAAACTTGGGGCGAGCAAAGGCACCAAGGTGATCCTGGTGGGCAAGGATGGCGAGCGGCACATACTCAAGGATGACGACACTGGCGAGAAGATCGACCCGCAGGCGATCCTCAAGGCTGTCGACGAGCTGCCCGCCAGCGAAAAGACCATCACCGCGCCAGAGCCGGTAGCCGCTGCCGCTACACCTGAACCCAAGGCCAAGGAAAGCAAGCCAGCCAAACCCGCCAAACCGGCAGCGCCACCCAAGCCGCTGGAAGACTGA
- a CDS encoding aromatic ring-hydroxylating dioxygenase subunit alpha produces the protein MNSNESVIGLIKQRKPRHVLPRQLYLDPEVYRQDLEHIWHKDWVFAGHTFEIPKTGQYFTLQIGDYPVAVVRGKDGEVRAFHNACRHRGAKVCEHSSGKVAKLVCPYHKWTFELDGNLIYAGNMGADFDRSNYGLKPVHVEIVHTYIYVCVAEKAPDFSSFRAAVSPFIAPHFLENCKVAFESNLIEKGNWKLVFENNRECYHCDGTHPELLNSFVENLSVAGVGGDDDPELVAHWNRCEAAGMPSRLNMDPLGRFRMTRIPLSAGAVSYTMDGKPAVAGRLDKSGEPDIGALLYFNYPSTWNHFLGDHALSFRVLPIGPGETLVTTKWLVPESAVEGVDYDLDRLTKVWLATNDQDRRLVEGTHAGVSSPAYEPGPFSENAENGVCQFDDWYCETMLERLSGRPSLKSVG, from the coding sequence ATGAACAGCAACGAATCCGTCATTGGCCTGATAAAGCAACGCAAACCTCGGCATGTTTTGCCTCGTCAGCTATATCTCGATCCAGAGGTTTATCGTCAGGATCTTGAACATATTTGGCATAAAGATTGGGTCTTTGCTGGGCACACCTTCGAAATTCCAAAGACTGGACAGTATTTCACCCTGCAGATTGGTGATTACCCGGTTGCCGTTGTGCGTGGCAAGGATGGCGAGGTTCGAGCCTTCCACAATGCCTGCCGTCACCGTGGCGCGAAGGTCTGTGAGCACTCCAGTGGCAAAGTCGCCAAGCTGGTGTGCCCGTACCACAAGTGGACGTTCGAACTCGATGGCAACCTGATCTACGCGGGTAACATGGGCGCCGATTTCGACCGTTCAAACTACGGCTTGAAGCCCGTTCACGTCGAGATCGTACACACCTACATCTACGTCTGCGTGGCCGAGAAGGCTCCAGATTTTTCCAGTTTCCGCGCTGCCGTCAGCCCGTTCATCGCGCCGCATTTCCTGGAAAACTGCAAGGTCGCCTTCGAGTCGAACCTCATCGAAAAAGGCAACTGGAAGCTGGTCTTCGAGAACAACCGCGAGTGCTACCACTGCGATGGTACCCACCCGGAGCTGCTCAACTCGTTCGTGGAAAACCTGTCCGTTGCCGGCGTGGGGGGGGATGATGATCCAGAGCTGGTTGCTCACTGGAATCGCTGTGAAGCAGCAGGCATGCCGAGCCGCTTGAACATGGACCCGCTGGGTCGCTTCCGTATGACCCGTATTCCGCTTTCCGCTGGTGCGGTCAGCTACACCATGGACGGTAAGCCTGCCGTTGCCGGTCGACTGGATAAAAGCGGTGAGCCGGACATTGGCGCTCTGTTGTACTTCAACTACCCCTCTACCTGGAACCACTTTCTGGGCGACCATGCACTGAGCTTCCGAGTGCTGCCCATCGGGCCAGGCGAAACGCTCGTGACCACCAAGTGGCTTGTGCCTGAATCTGCGGTGGAAGGTGTGGACTATGACCTTGATCGTCTCACCAAGGTGTGGCTGGCCACCAACGATCAGGATCGTCGTTTGGTCGAAGGCACGCACGCCGGCGTTTCCTCGCCTGCCTATGAGCCTGGGCCGTTCTCGGAGAACGCCGAAAATGGTGTGTGCCAGTTTGATGACTGGTATTGCGAGACCATGCTGGAGCGCTTGAGTGGCCGGCCTTCCTTGAAGTCCGTCGGCTAA
- a CDS encoding LysR substrate-binding domain-containing protein, with amino-acid sequence MADCSLRLKKLVSSQLAGQPHLHEKGQFSETQAMSPLVRHAKLVVDTMKNQETVGKQKGYRRIIPSMTALLQFESVARLNSFTLAGEELGVSQAAVSKQIRSLEDNIGVQLFERNHRTFRLTEAGETLFAIISESLQKLASGFDQIKEGSNREEIVLASTATVSQFRIMPRLHRLADYLPNVRLRLATQMFTGDLKSPGYDMDIRFGHGSWPDGESTFLFEEEVFPVCAPAWLARNQMPTTLADLASSGLLESDSTSEGWMTWTGWFSEMGVAHAKLNINLRCTLYTDVINACVNGYGVALGWGRMVDHLIDSGELIKLESFVVIPKQSYYLVIPKSRKITPNISKVVQWLQSQVTS; translated from the coding sequence ATGGCAGACTGTAGCCTGCGCCTGAAAAAGCTGGTTTCATCACAGCTGGCAGGGCAGCCTCACCTGCACGAGAAAGGTCAGTTCTCTGAAACGCAAGCTATGTCACCTTTAGTGCGGCATGCAAAACTCGTCGTGGACACAATGAAAAACCAAGAAACTGTTGGCAAGCAAAAAGGTTACCGGCGCATCATCCCGTCCATGACGGCCCTGCTGCAGTTCGAGTCGGTCGCGCGATTGAATAGTTTTACGTTAGCGGGTGAAGAGCTGGGCGTTTCCCAAGCGGCAGTGAGCAAGCAGATCAGAAGCCTGGAAGATAACATTGGCGTGCAACTCTTCGAGCGCAACCATCGCACATTTCGTCTGACAGAAGCCGGTGAAACACTGTTTGCCATCATTTCAGAATCACTGCAGAAGCTGGCCAGCGGGTTTGACCAAATCAAGGAAGGAAGTAATAGGGAAGAAATCGTCCTCGCCTCGACCGCAACGGTCTCCCAATTCCGCATCATGCCGCGCCTTCACCGATTGGCTGACTACTTACCCAACGTCAGGCTTCGACTTGCCACACAGATGTTCACAGGTGACCTGAAGTCGCCTGGTTACGATATGGATATCCGCTTCGGCCATGGAAGCTGGCCCGACGGAGAGTCAACTTTTCTTTTCGAGGAAGAAGTATTTCCAGTGTGCGCTCCCGCCTGGCTGGCACGCAACCAAATGCCTACGACATTGGCTGATCTAGCGAGTTCGGGATTATTGGAATCGGACTCAACATCAGAAGGGTGGATGACGTGGACGGGTTGGTTTTCAGAAATGGGCGTCGCACACGCCAAGCTGAATATCAACCTGCGCTGCACACTTTACACCGACGTCATCAACGCTTGCGTCAATGGTTATGGAGTTGCATTAGGCTGGGGACGCATGGTGGATCATCTTATCGACAGCGGCGAACTGATCAAGCTTGAGTCCTTCGTGGTAATACCGAAACAATCTTATTATCTGGTCATTCCCAAGAGCCGGAAGATCACACCCAATATCAGTAAAGTGGTTCAATGGCTACAGAGTCAGGTCACGTCATAA
- a CDS encoding EF-hand domain-containing protein produces the protein MTHARNTLGLLGAALIGSMAFGSNAFAAEPLSQGYQLASAKVPGEGKCGEGKCGGSAKAAQGEGKCGEGKCGASAKAGAEGKCGEGKCGDASFSRTDTDHDGKVSRQEFLVVAKDRAADFDKIDRNRDGFISEQEAHDHLKAIYQANGKAMPDGLFSHLAGKS, from the coding sequence ATGACTCATGCACGCAATACTCTCGGACTGCTCGGCGCTGCACTGATCGGCAGCATGGCCTTTGGCAGCAACGCATTCGCGGCCGAGCCCCTGTCCCAGGGCTACCAACTGGCTTCGGCCAAGGTGCCGGGCGAAGGCAAGTGCGGCGAAGGCAAGTGTGGTGGCAGCGCCAAGGCCGCCCAAGGTGAAGGCAAATGCGGTGAGGGCAAGTGTGGCGCCAGTGCCAAGGCTGGGGCGGAAGGCAAGTGCGGCGAGGGTAAATGCGGCGATGCATCGTTCTCCCGCACCGATACCGATCATGATGGCAAGGTCTCGCGCCAGGAGTTTCTGGTCGTGGCCAAAGACCGCGCCGCTGACTTCGACAAGATCGACCGCAACCGCGATGGCTTCATTTCCGAGCAGGAAGCCCATGACCATCTGAAGGCGATCTACCAGGCCAATGGCAAGGCCATGCCCGATGGTCTGTTCAGCCACCTGGCCGGCAAATCCTGA
- a CDS encoding cupin-like domain-containing protein — protein MDLQTILGKLFANAGSVGLTGTFQFIFDATHACWFEAGGQGGNGHHAAPDVTIEVATRDFMGIMAGQANVEELFATGRLKIGGNLGLATLLPQAIDMALNGASAPKVEANRRYPPRPRLSDALSASQPPVLNIERRPRSSLSVEEFRERYMVHGIPLVISDALQDWPLFTIGRQASLELFANLQGITRHGDYVKKTFSTDRDFRSTSMAEFIASLDAPASPASNGQPPAYMGNNILPAQLLEHIRYPSYFNAAQFIPPRIWIGPKGTLTPLHRDDSDNLFAQVWGEKSFILAAPHHRDALGCWATSPDGGLEGCDVDPKAPDPVRFPGCQAVHFMEVVLQAGDLLFLPEGWFHQVESRSTSLSVNFWVDSGRGWKSSPLPGMTGQRAPA, from the coding sequence GTGGACCTGCAGACCATTCTGGGCAAGCTGTTCGCCAACGCTGGCAGCGTCGGCCTGACCGGCACCTTCCAGTTCATCTTCGATGCCACCCACGCCTGCTGGTTCGAGGCCGGCGGCCAGGGTGGCAATGGTCACCATGCAGCCCCGGACGTCACCATCGAGGTGGCCACGCGCGACTTCATGGGCATCATGGCGGGCCAGGCCAACGTCGAAGAACTGTTCGCCACCGGCCGCCTGAAAATCGGTGGCAATCTTGGTCTGGCCACCCTGCTGCCACAGGCCATCGACATGGCCCTCAATGGCGCCAGCGCCCCCAAGGTCGAAGCCAACCGCCGCTACCCACCACGCCCGCGCCTGAGCGATGCCCTTTCGGCCAGCCAACCACCCGTGCTGAACATAGAGCGCCGTCCACGCAGCAGCCTGTCAGTGGAGGAATTCCGAGAGCGCTACATGGTGCATGGCATTCCCCTGGTGATCAGCGACGCATTGCAGGACTGGCCGCTGTTCACGATCGGTCGCCAGGCTTCGCTGGAGCTGTTCGCCAATCTGCAAGGCATCACCCGCCACGGCGACTATGTGAAGAAGACCTTTTCCACCGACCGCGACTTCCGCTCCACCTCCATGGCCGAGTTCATCGCCAGCCTGGATGCACCGGCCTCGCCGGCCAGCAATGGCCAGCCACCGGCGTACATGGGCAACAACATCCTGCCCGCCCAGTTGCTCGAACATATTCGCTACCCGAGCTACTTCAACGCAGCGCAATTCATTCCACCCAGAATCTGGATCGGCCCCAAAGGCACACTGACACCTCTGCACCGCGACGACAGTGACAACCTGTTCGCGCAGGTGTGGGGTGAGAAGTCCTTCATACTGGCCGCCCCCCACCATCGCGATGCGCTTGGCTGCTGGGCGACATCGCCCGACGGTGGCCTGGAAGGCTGTGATGTGGACCCCAAGGCGCCGGACCCGGTGCGTTTTCCGGGGTGCCAGGCGGTGCACTTCATGGAGGTGGTGTTGCAGGCGGGGGACTTGCTGTTCTTGCCGGAGGGCTGGTTCCACCAGGTGGAGTCACGCTCCACCTCGCTGTCGGTGAACTTCTGGGTCGACTCGGGGCGCGGCTGGAAAAGCTCGCCCCTGCCCGGAATGACGGGGCAACGCGCGCCCGCCTGA
- a CDS encoding DUF692 domain-containing protein, producing the protein MNDNPMRAGLGLRRGLLRELLVMEDGAVDFLECAPENWIGVGGVYGQGLAQLAERFPIACHGLSLSLGGSLPLDRAFLDQTRHFLDRYKVGLYSEHLSYCNDDGHLYDLMPIPFTDEAVHHVAARIREVQDQLQRRIAVENISYYAAPYQAMSELEFISAVLAEADCDLLLDVNNVFVNACNHGYDAQAFLQGLPASRVTGMHIAGHYDEADDLKVDTHGAPVKEDVWSLFSAACRRFGTQPTVLERDFNYPPLAELLAETDRVRAVQQAAKERRDERDAA; encoded by the coding sequence ATGAATGACAACCCAATGCGTGCCGGCCTGGGCCTGCGCCGCGGCCTGTTGCGCGAACTACTGGTGATGGAAGACGGTGCCGTCGACTTTCTGGAGTGTGCACCGGAAAACTGGATCGGTGTCGGTGGTGTGTACGGCCAGGGCCTGGCGCAGCTGGCCGAGCGCTTTCCGATTGCCTGCCACGGCCTGTCCCTGTCCCTGGGCGGCAGCCTGCCGCTCGATCGTGCCTTTCTCGACCAGACCCGCCACTTCCTCGATCGCTACAAAGTGGGCCTGTACAGCGAACACCTCAGTTACTGCAACGACGATGGCCACCTTTACGACCTGATGCCGATCCCCTTCACCGACGAGGCCGTGCATCACGTCGCTGCGCGGATCCGCGAGGTTCAGGATCAGCTGCAACGGCGGATCGCCGTGGAGAACATCAGCTACTATGCCGCGCCCTACCAGGCCATGAGCGAACTGGAGTTCATCAGCGCGGTGCTCGCTGAGGCCGACTGCGATCTGCTGCTGGACGTCAACAACGTGTTCGTCAATGCCTGCAATCATGGCTATGACGCGCAGGCCTTCCTCCAGGGCTTGCCAGCGTCACGGGTGACCGGCATGCACATTGCCGGGCACTATGATGAGGCCGATGACCTCAAGGTCGATACCCACGGTGCGCCAGTGAAGGAGGATGTCTGGTCGCTGTTCTCTGCTGCTTGCCGGCGCTTCGGCACGCAACCGACCGTGCTGGAGCGGGACTTCAATTACCCGCCGTTGGCCGAGCTGCTTGCAGAAACCGACCGTGTACGAGCCGTGCAACAGGCTGCAAAGGAGCGTCGCGATGAACGAGACGCTGCGTGA
- a CDS encoding DNA-binding domain-containing protein: protein MNETLREQQWRLARHLRDPHVYAPPPGIEARRLKVYRELFYGAIEGLLAGSFPVMRETLGEGVWHARVRDFYANYRSQTPLFTEIAEAFIDYLQGVDLDAPWQLELAHYEWIEAQLYLSDAQDPAHDPSGDLLEGEPLLSCTAKVLAYQWPVEQIGPHFQPQQAPATPTLLLVYRDNSLQVRFARLTSMAYQLLAGVSGTGRARLQALGDVDLQGLALLTSLRAQGVIVGTC, encoded by the coding sequence ATGAACGAGACGCTGCGTGAACAACAATGGCGCCTGGCCCGGCATCTGCGCGATCCGCATGTGTATGCGCCACCACCGGGTATCGAGGCGCGGCGGCTGAAGGTTTACCGTGAGTTGTTCTACGGTGCCATCGAGGGCCTGCTGGCCGGCAGCTTCCCGGTCATGCGCGAAACCCTGGGGGAGGGCGTCTGGCATGCGCGGGTGCGAGACTTTTATGCCAACTACCGCAGCCAGACCCCGTTGTTCACCGAAATCGCCGAGGCCTTCATCGACTACCTGCAAGGCGTCGACCTTGACGCACCCTGGCAGCTGGAACTGGCCCATTACGAATGGATCGAGGCGCAGTTGTACCTGAGTGACGCCCAGGACCCCGCGCACGACCCCAGCGGTGATCTGCTAGAAGGTGAGCCGCTGTTGTCCTGTACGGCCAAGGTGTTGGCTTATCAGTGGCCGGTAGAGCAGATCGGCCCGCACTTTCAACCGCAGCAAGCACCTGCCACGCCCACCTTGCTGCTGGTCTACCGCGACAACAGTCTGCAGGTGCGTTTCGCACGGCTGACAAGCATGGCCTACCAGCTGTTGGCCGGTGTTTCTGGCACTGGCCGCGCACGCCTGCAGGCCCTGGGGGATGTCGACCTGCAAGGCCTGGCCTTGCTCACCTCACTGCGCGCGCAAGGTGTGATCGTCGGCACCTGTTGA
- a CDS encoding NEL-type E3 ubiquitin ligase domain-containing protein: MGNTPEQAIIALPPQDHGPWPKEEVLKQAEPQAQNAKAEHLLKVRKASQTFQDGIIRDRLPAWLLAAPAEKMPDIASALAASLATRQQLSAVLEQIKSIDDFVASALQAKLKKDYSLLANVRRMRFVQGRRESVINIEPVGAHLKEVVYEDKPLLEVVLRNFTADEAVEGGQLKGNRVLLPHEGDAARPSAVQLAKTCRQLDLGAQYQRHLNDVLGSADDATQVQSLMVTAARNDMLVEAYKAWQQKQLSDSELKLIKAMCTDGKLVRLAGDLVSAKQLSLLNCNLQQIVVLEVVDQGVVYNSTVRLLLYVPGDPVAAWEGFTDMNAMNRALGNRLRSKPYQRFFSRFVRQRDSQAFFSTVIPAFADLAAWANYNLTPHLRDYSQPLFNTLAKARIRQIKDDAAMIVVPVADIDREVQRAHDQRLAAQGWTLLNVAGLFVPSIGLGLLAITVWELLREVYLGFEAWQEGDTREALAHLTNVATDIVLFGAVAGGVTVTRRLWARSQVVDALIPAKLGEDTIKLWQQDLAPYRSAAPGAAATSDPLGIRRVEEQAWVEMDGHHYPVIEADEGQWRLRPRSGYGPTLHSNGRGAWRLWSEQPIDWQSPHYLMRRFGEPLSVLSDEQIDEVLACHGVGSDQLRALHVCGRAVLPDLLDSAERSMLDRRIRSMINLLLEGKPVDDAQVLQLAKQLPGAAQLPDQALAELASAQRRVLFGQLYEALQPSDTPASQLLRRVFPGLNVRAAQRLLDDASLQDRRRLLQSGRVPLPLAEAARTSLLRIRQARVFEALHFDTPQNADLARVAIGLLRYLPGAEGGVRWRLHEGSVHGPLLMSTEQGVQDFELIHHAGSFQLLDAHGVQRVAAGELFDVLAAAYTPSQQAAMQVADPFAHNLRVLITREARQRRGEVEQLLSPRRPGTFRAPQRMADGRLGYTLGGCSSGGLGRGDRSLAAMLRDLYPAFSDAQVAAWLDAAQRDGYQVEHRLRYLREELTVLTNTLNTWVGEVDGEITGERASVRQTLIDCWRRISVEATEDTENGFRLMLCNYLPGELPHLPEQVSFSHVSELILTHMGLEEVPTSFLLAFSRLRALDLGGNLLTRVPPPLLQMQTLRHLSLTNNRIVLNMADAAILAGCEMLTLLDLSHNALSRAFTLHGLTHLRWLNLRDTALRMFPHSVFERHDLVYLDFRDNLISQIPQAYFDLPLMNRLRFRLGGNPWGPTSRVRLHESLMAAVLPEDMELAELQFANARELWGDAIGPRYRGQLQSAWDIAETGEPTNRLYRVLHQLVLSVDFQTAPRALAFRVLALLRAMNADSALREELLNVSNDEWGCQDGAAWCLSNLEVSILVWRARTQLQHSQEQALLTLGRRLWRLDEVDRIAIQDIVSRGGNPDQSEVGLAYRLGLRDRLGLPIEVGDMNFQPLSGVGEPQLARALAQVLEAETQEALARSLVERTFWQEHLERIHPEQFFEVDMPFQSRLSAVLENEALTDEARRTQSDALQAERRAARRGLMLDMTLRALDFGPQDPPINVR, encoded by the coding sequence ATGGGCAATACACCCGAGCAAGCCATTATCGCCTTGCCCCCGCAAGACCATGGACCATGGCCGAAAGAGGAAGTCCTCAAGCAAGCCGAACCGCAGGCACAAAATGCCAAGGCCGAGCACCTGCTGAAAGTGCGCAAGGCCAGCCAGACTTTCCAGGACGGCATCATCCGCGACCGTTTGCCGGCCTGGTTGCTTGCAGCACCTGCTGAAAAAATGCCGGATATCGCCTCTGCCTTGGCCGCAAGCCTGGCGACTCGCCAGCAACTGAGTGCCGTGCTGGAGCAGATCAAAAGCATCGACGACTTCGTCGCGTCGGCGCTACAGGCCAAGCTCAAGAAAGACTACAGTCTGCTCGCCAACGTGCGCCGCATGCGCTTTGTGCAAGGGCGGCGAGAGTCGGTGATCAACATCGAGCCCGTGGGGGCGCACCTTAAGGAAGTGGTATACGAGGACAAACCACTGCTTGAGGTGGTGCTGCGCAACTTTACTGCCGATGAGGCGGTGGAAGGTGGGCAGCTGAAGGGCAATCGCGTGTTATTGCCGCATGAAGGCGATGCCGCGCGACCCTCGGCTGTGCAATTGGCGAAGACGTGCCGTCAACTCGACTTGGGCGCGCAGTACCAACGACATCTGAATGACGTCCTCGGGTCGGCTGACGATGCCACGCAAGTGCAATCGTTAATGGTGACTGCTGCGCGCAACGACATGCTGGTGGAGGCCTATAAAGCCTGGCAGCAAAAACAATTGAGCGACAGTGAGCTCAAGCTGATCAAGGCCATGTGCACCGATGGCAAATTGGTGCGCCTGGCTGGCGATCTGGTGAGCGCCAAACAGCTGAGCCTGCTGAACTGCAACTTGCAGCAGATCGTGGTGCTGGAGGTTGTCGACCAGGGGGTCGTGTACAACTCGACCGTGCGACTTTTGCTGTATGTACCCGGTGACCCGGTGGCGGCATGGGAAGGGTTCACCGACATGAACGCCATGAATCGGGCGCTGGGCAATCGACTGCGCAGCAAACCCTACCAACGTTTCTTCAGCCGTTTCGTGCGTCAGCGCGATAGCCAGGCATTTTTTTCGACGGTGATTCCAGCGTTTGCAGACCTGGCAGCCTGGGCCAACTACAACCTCACCCCGCACCTTCGTGACTATTCGCAGCCGCTGTTCAACACCCTGGCCAAGGCACGCATTCGGCAGATCAAGGACGATGCGGCGATGATAGTTGTGCCGGTGGCAGATATCGACCGGGAAGTGCAGCGTGCTCATGACCAGCGCCTGGCGGCACAGGGCTGGACCTTGCTCAATGTCGCCGGCCTGTTCGTGCCAAGCATTGGCCTGGGGTTGCTGGCCATCACGGTGTGGGAGCTGTTGCGCGAAGTTTACCTGGGCTTCGAAGCCTGGCAGGAGGGCGATACCCGGGAGGCGCTGGCGCATCTGACCAATGTGGCAACGGACATCGTGCTGTTCGGTGCCGTGGCAGGTGGCGTGACGGTAACTCGGCGTCTGTGGGCACGCTCACAGGTGGTGGACGCCTTGATACCCGCGAAGCTGGGCGAAGACACCATCAAGCTTTGGCAGCAAGACTTGGCGCCATATCGCAGCGCCGCGCCAGGCGCTGCGGCAACAAGCGACCCCCTTGGCATTCGACGGGTGGAAGAACAAGCCTGGGTCGAGATGGACGGGCATCACTATCCGGTGATCGAGGCCGATGAAGGTCAGTGGCGATTGCGCCCACGCAGTGGCTATGGCCCCACGCTGCACAGCAACGGGCGAGGTGCCTGGCGCCTGTGGAGCGAACAACCGATCGACTGGCAAAGCCCCCACTACCTGATGCGCCGCTTTGGCGAGCCGTTGAGTGTGCTGAGCGATGAACAGATCGATGAAGTGCTGGCGTGCCACGGGGTAGGCTCCGACCAACTGCGAGCCTTGCATGTTTGTGGCCGGGCAGTGTTGCCGGACCTGCTCGACAGCGCCGAACGCTCCATGCTCGACCGCCGTATCCGCAGCATGATCAACCTGCTGCTTGAAGGAAAACCGGTCGACGACGCACAGGTGCTACAACTGGCCAAGCAATTGCCAGGTGCGGCGCAGTTGCCGGACCAGGCGCTGGCCGAGCTGGCATCGGCGCAACGTCGGGTGTTGTTCGGCCAGCTGTACGAGGCTTTGCAACCAAGCGATACGCCTGCCAGCCAGCTGCTACGTCGAGTGTTCCCCGGCCTGAATGTGCGTGCGGCACAGCGTTTACTGGATGACGCAAGTCTGCAGGATCGTCGCCGGCTGCTGCAAAGCGGCCGCGTACCCTTGCCATTGGCCGAAGCCGCCAGAACCAGCCTGCTGCGCATCCGCCAGGCTCGGGTGTTTGAAGCCTTGCACTTCGACACCCCTCAGAATGCCGACCTGGCGCGGGTGGCGATCGGCCTGCTCAGGTACTTGCCGGGTGCTGAAGGCGGTGTGCGCTGGCGTTTGCATGAGGGCTCTGTGCATGGGCCTTTGCTGATGTCGACCGAGCAAGGCGTGCAGGACTTCGAGCTGATACACCACGCAGGCAGTTTCCAGCTGCTTGATGCACACGGTGTGCAGAGGGTGGCAGCGGGTGAGCTGTTTGACGTCCTGGCGGCTGCCTATACGCCTTCCCAGCAAGCGGCAATGCAAGTGGCTGACCCGTTTGCGCATAACCTGCGGGTGCTGATTACGCGTGAGGCTCGGCAGCGTAGGGGAGAGGTCGAGCAGTTGCTCAGCCCACGTCGGCCTGGCACGTTCCGGGCGCCGCAGCGCATGGCCGACGGCCGCCTGGGATACACCTTGGGAGGTTGCAGTTCGGGTGGCCTGGGGCGTGGCGATCGGTCGCTGGCGGCAATGCTGCGCGACTTGTATCCGGCGTTCAGCGACGCTCAGGTAGCCGCTTGGCTAGATGCGGCGCAGCGCGATGGATACCAGGTCGAGCATCGCCTGCGGTACCTGCGCGAAGAGCTGACAGTGTTGACCAACACATTGAATACGTGGGTCGGTGAGGTCGATGGAGAAATCACCGGCGAGCGGGCCTCCGTGCGCCAGACACTGATCGACTGCTGGCGCAGGATCAGCGTGGAAGCGACTGAAGATACTGAAAACGGTTTCCGTCTGATGCTGTGCAATTACTTGCCGGGCGAGTTGCCGCATTTGCCGGAGCAGGTCAGCTTTTCCCATGTATCGGAGTTGATACTGACGCACATGGGGTTGGAAGAGGTGCCCACCAGTTTCCTGCTGGCCTTTTCGCGCTTGCGCGCGCTGGACCTGGGCGGCAATCTGCTGACACGCGTGCCCCCACCATTGCTGCAGATGCAGACCCTCAGGCACTTGAGCCTGACCAACAATCGCATCGTGCTGAACATGGCCGACGCAGCCATATTGGCCGGTTGCGAAATGTTGACGCTTCTCGACCTTTCGCACAATGCATTGAGCCGTGCGTTCACGCTGCATGGGCTGACGCACTTGCGCTGGCTGAACCTGCGCGACACGGCACTCAGGATGTTCCCGCATTCGGTATTCGAGCGACATGACCTGGTTTACCTCGACTTTCGCGATAACCTGATCAGCCAGATCCCACAAGCCTACTTCGACTTGCCGTTGATGAACCGGCTGCGCTTCAGACTGGGCGGCAACCCCTGGGGGCCAACATCGCGGGTGCGCCTGCATGAATCGCTCATGGCCGCCGTCTTGCCGGAAGACATGGAGCTGGCAGAGCTGCAATTCGCCAACGCCCGTGAGCTGTGGGGGGATGCCATCGGCCCACGCTACCGTGGCCAGTTGCAGAGCGCCTGGGACATTGCTGAAACGGGAGAACCCACCAATCGGCTGTACCGCGTACTGCATCAGCTGGTGCTGTCGGTGGATTTTCAGACGGCTCCCAGAGCGCTTGCCTTCAGGGTGCTTGCCTTGCTCCGTGCAATGAATGCTGACTCGGCCCTGCGCGAGGAGTTGCTGAATGTGTCCAACGACGAGTGGGGCTGCCAGGACGGTGCTGCCTGGTGTCTGAGCAATCTGGAGGTGAGCATCCTGGTATGGCGCGCCAGGACTCAACTGCAGCATAGCCAGGAACAAGCCCTGCTGACATTGGGGCGTCGCCTGTGGCGCCTCGATGAAGTGGACCGGATTGCCATTCAGGATATTGTCAGCCGGGGCGGCAACCCGGATCAAAGCGAGGTGGGGCTGGCCTATCGTCTGGGCTTGCGTGATCGTCTGGGCTTGCCCATCGAAGTCGGCGACATGAACTTCCAGCCGTTGTCGGGGGTGGGGGAACCGCAGCTTGCGCGGGCGCTGGCACAGGTGCTGGAGGCTGAAACACAGGAGGCATTGGCGCGTTCGCTGGTTGAACGTACGTTCTGGCAGGAACACTTGGAGCGCATCCATCCCGAGCAGTTCTTCGAGGTGGACATGCCATTCCAGAGTCGCCTGTCGGCTGTGCTGGAAAATGAGGCGTTGACCGACGAGGCCAGGCGTACGCAGTCCGACGCGCTGCAAGCCGAGCGCAGAGCTGCCCGGCGCGGGTTGATGCTGGACATGACGCTGCGGGCATTGGACTTTGGGCCACAAGACCCGCCAATCAATGTCCGCTGA